From the Kallotenue papyrolyticum genome, the window GCTGCTTTCCAGTAGTCTGTTCCGGCGGCCCACCGTTAGCGGGCAAGAGGGAGCGTCGGCGGCGCGCCGCGCCTGGCTGCCGCTCCGAAGCAGGGTGGTACCACGGGGCCGCATCTCGTCCCTGACGAGTGTGCGGCTCTTTTGTTCGGGCGCGCCAACCCATCGGCGGCTGGCGCGGCCCCCAGCACCAGGAGGTGAGCATGCTCCAACAACTGGAACAGGCCGAGCACCAGGCGCTGAGCGAACTGCGTGACGTGCGCGACCTGGAGGCGTTGCGCGCCTGGAAGAGCACCTATTTGGGCAAGAGCGGTCCGATCGCCGAGGTCAGCCGCAGCCTGGGCAGGCTCAGCCCCGAGGAGCGTCCGCGTGTCGGCCAGCGCATCAACGCCGTCAAGCAGCAGCTCCAACAGGCCTATGACGAGCTGGAGCAGCGCCTGATCGCCGCCGCACGTGCGCGCGAACTGGAACAGGATCGTGTGGATGTAAGCCTGCCGGGCCGTCCGGTGGTGGCCGGGCGGCTGCACCTGCTGACGCAAACGCAGCGCGAGATCGAGCGCATCTTCGGCCAGATGGGCTTCACTGTGTGGGAAAGTCGCGAAGTCGAGCTGGATGAGTACAACTTCGGGCTGCTCAACTTCCCACCCGATCACCCGGCGCGCGACCTGCAGGATACCTTCTTCGTCGCCACGCCGCCGGACGCGCCGCCGGTGGTCTTGCGTACGCATACCTCGCCGGGGCAGATCCATGCGATGCGCCGCTTCGCGCCGGAGCCGGTGCGCGTGATCCTGCCCGGCAAGTGCTATCGCAACGAGCAGGTGACCGTGCGCAGCGAGATGCAGTTCTCGCAGG encodes:
- the pheS gene encoding phenylalanine--tRNA ligase subunit alpha, producing MSMLQQLEQAEHQALSELRDVRDLEALRAWKSTYLGKSGPIAEVSRSLGRLSPEERPRVGQRINAVKQQLQQAYDELEQRLIAAARARELEQDRVDVSLPGRPVVAGRLHLLTQTQREIERIFGQMGFTVWESREVELDEYNFGLLNFPPDHPARDLQDTFFVATPPDAPPVVLRTHTSPGQIHAMRRFAPEPVRVILPGKCYRNEQVTVRSEMQFSQVEGLAVGQNITMADLKGTLAAFAQQMFGAEAAIRFRPSYFPFTEPSVEVDVRCFLCGGQGCRLCKGSGWLEILGAGMVHPTVLRNGGYDPAQFSGFAFGMGIERMAMLKYGIDDIRWFLSGDLRFLEQF